CTGATCGGCGGACACGTCCTGGAACTTCTGGAAGAGGGGGCCGAGGAACCCCATGACATCGAACACCCCGTGCGCCGTCTGGCGCACCAGCCACGGGTCGCGCTGAGCCTCCAGGTCGCGTACGGCCCCCGAGACATCCCCCGCGCCAGGAGTACCGTGGTTGAGCGCTTCAGTGGACTGCTTGGCGGAGCCGGCTTCGTCCCCACCGCTGTCGAAGACGTTCTTGAAGGACATCAGCTCTCCTAGAGGGGCTTCTTCTGGTTCGTGTAGTCGATTTCTTCGGGCTGGAAGACCCGGTGCTCGCCCACGCGGACAGCGACGACTTCGGCCGTCCCTTTCTGCATGAACCTCTTTCCCTCGTCGGCCATGTCGAAATTGTCGGCGCTGTCGGCGAACTCACCCAGTGGCCATGCGAGGACCTGGGAGTATTGCGGATCCTTGGCTTGCGGCGGATTCCACCGGACCGCTACCGGCCGCGGGTAGTACAGGGCGACCCACCCGCCGAAGGTGACCGGGAATTCGTAGTCGAACCTCCTGATCTGACGTCGCGTCGTGGCCAGCACGTCCACCCGGCTGCTGACTTTCACACTGATCGCCGACGTGTGTTTCCAGGAGGTGGTCAGCGAACCGCTGACGGAAGCGGTGACCCCGAGCATCAGCTGTGCCGACAATTCCCCGGTGCCCGTGGCGGAACCCGTGGCCGTCGTCGTACTTGTCGTCTGCGCCTGGGACTCGTTGTCGACGCCCTGATTGTCCTTGCTGTTCTTCAGCGTGGTCTTCTGGGACTGGTTCACCGCCACGCTCTTCTGCAGCTGCTGCTGCAACGATACGGACGACTTCGCCCCGAAGGTGAGCTGCACCTGCCCTTGGAGCGACCAGCTGATCGTGTTCGAGACCGAGAACTCGACGGTGTCGGTCGCGGTGACTTCGACCGGGTCGGTTCCGTTGACGTACGTCTGCTTGGAGAACATGTCGGGGGGAGGCTGTTCGATGTCGCTCTGCTCTTCGATGAGGGGCACGCCCAGGTTCATGTAGGCCCGCCATCGGCGCTGGTACGCCGTCTGCTCCTCCTGCGGAAATCCGCCGTAGCGCACCTGGTTGAGCGAGAAACCGATGGGGCTGATCGGATCTCCCCCTCCCTCCGGAACCCTCTTCAGCGCGTTCGGCCGGCGATTCAGGATGGCATCGGCCTTGGCGGCGATGTCGAGCTCCTCCTGGTTTCGTGTCGTCAGTGGGTGGCGCATGAAAACATCGCCGAGATAGGCGCGGCCCACAGGATTCTTCACGCTGGTGCTGGACATACCGTCAGACCTCCCTGAATTGCTGCCGCACGGACTCCCCTTGGATCTCTTTCAGGAGTCGGGGCACCGCAATCGCCCAAGACACAGGTGCGAACAGAAATGGCCTGGACCGGCAGCGCGCCGCGGACCGGCAAATGGACGGCGGTTGCCGAGCCGGCCCGGTAGGACACGGACCGGGCCCGCGTTGAGGTGCGGGGATATGTGGCCGAGAAGCGCGTGGACGCAGGTAGACAGCTGACTTCTGGTCAAACCCTGTCCGACGCGCCGACGCGCCCTTCCCTCCGCCGGACACGCCGGGTGATGCTCTGCTCACCGGGGGAGATCGGCAGCTCAACGACCAAGCCACGGAGGACAGGACGATGCCTCTCGGAACGATCGCCCTTTACAACGACGCGGACGGTGTGGGCATCATCACCGCCGAGGACGGCGAACGGCGCCCGTTCTCCGGCATGGAGACGCAGACCACGCGTGAGGGTCAGCGGGTCCTTTTCGATGTCGTCGGCGAGAAGGCGACGAACGTGATCGCCGTTCGGTGACGGCCGTTCAGTGACGGGCCATTCAGTGGCGTTTATTCGATGACTGTCCGTCAGGCTCCTTCCGTCGCGGGCTCGTTCATGTAGGTGAGCAGCGTCTGGTCGGGGTCGTCCGGCAGGGTCAGTGTCTCCAGGCGCATGGTGAGCGTCCCGCGTACGGGATGGTGCACGGTCCGTGGTCCGTGCGGCCTGCGGCGGACCGTGCCGCTCGACCAGAGCCGGTGGAACCGGCCGCTGTCCCGGTCGAGTTCGTCGATGAGGGCGGTGAGGCCCGGGTCGTCGGGGTGCCGTGCCGCCGACACCCGCAGCGCGCTGACCACCTCCTCGGCCGTGGCGTCGTCGAAGCGGGGACGGCCGCCGCCGTCGTCGTCCGGTGCGAACACGAGCCGGGCGAAGTTGCGTTCCTCGGCCGGGCGGGCCGCGAAGTCGTCCAGAACGGCGGCCGCGGCCCCGTTCCAGGCCAGAACGTCCAGGCGGCGGCCCAGGACGACGGCCGGCGCGTCCCGCAGCTGCTCCATCAGCCGCCACAGCCCGGGGCGGACCCGTTGCGCCGCGGCCCGGCCGGAGTTGCGGCGCGGCGGGCGCACCAGGTGCCGTAAATAGGACCGTTCGTCGGGGTCCAGGCGGAGCGCGTCGGCGACCGAGTCGATCACGGCGTCCGACACATTACGGGTACGGCCCTGCTCCAGCCGGACGTAGTAGTCGACGCTGATGCCCGCCAGCAGGGCCAGCTCCTCGCGGCGCAGCCCCCGCACCCGGCGCCGGACCGGCCCCGCGGCCAGGCCCATGTCACCCGGGCTGAGCGCGGCTCGCCGGGTGCGGAGAAAGTTTCCCAGGTCGGATCCCATGACTCGAAGACACCTAACAACTATCAGACATCGAATACCTATCGCCAATCGTACCCCCCTGCGTGGTACTGCCGGTACCAGGAAGGCGAAACCTCTGGAAAGCCGGTCCGCCGGACGGCCTGGAGGGGGGACGCACCGGGCCTGGAAACCCGGCGCGCGGCACGGAGGATGGAGAGGCAGGCACATCTGACGAAAGGAGCCTCCGTGCGCTACACCACCCTCGGGCGGACGGGCATCACGGTCAGCCGCATCGCTCTGGGCACGATGATGCTCGGAGCATGGGGCAACAAGGACCACGACGACGCCGTACGCCTCGTGCACACCGCGCTGGACGCCGGCGTCAACTTCGTCGACACGGCGGACATGTACTCGGCGGGAGAGTCCGAGCAGATCGTGGGCAGGGCCCTGAAGGGCCGTCGGGACGACGTGGTACTCGCGACCAAGGTGCACTTCCCGATGGGCGACGACCCCAACCGGCGCGGAAACTCCCGCCGTTGGATCCGGCGCGCGGTCGAGGACAGTCTGCGGCGGCTGGACACCGACCGCATCGACCTCTACCAGATCCACCGGCCGGACCCGACGACCGATCTCGACGAGACGCTGTCCGTCCTGTCCGACCTGGTCCGTGAGGGCAAGGTCCTCGCCATCGGCAGTTCCGACTTCCCCGCCGAGCAGCTCGTCGAGTCGCGGTGGATCGCCGAGCGGCGCGGCCATGTGCCCTTCCACACGGAACAGCCGCCGTACTCCGTCTTCATGCGCGGCATCGAGCGGGGCGTGCTGCCGACGGCCGAGCGTCACGGCGTGGGCGTGCTGACCTGGAGCCCGCTGGCCAGCGGCTGGCTGGCCGGGCGGTACCGGAAGCAGGCGCCGCTGGTCCTCAACGACTTCCGCCGCGACCTCATCGCCCACAAGTTCGACCAGACGCTTCCGGGCAACGTGCGCAAGTACGAGGTCGTCGAGGAGCTGGTCAAGCTCGCCGAGGAGGCCGGGCTGCCGCTGACCCATCTCGCGCTGGGCTTCGTCCTCGCGCACCGGGCCGTCGACAGCGCGATCATCGGCCCGCGGACCGTCGAGCAGCTGACCGACCTGCTGGCCGCGGCGGACGTGACCCTGGACGACGCCGTGCTGGACCGGATCGACGAACTGGTGCCGCCGGGCACCGACCTCAACCCGGCGGACGCCGACTACACCCCGCCGCACCTGGCGGACCCGGCGCTGCGCCGGCGGATCCAGGGGTGACCGGGGATGCCGGGGCCCGCCGTCCTGGAGGGGATGGTCTGGTGCGCCGGCTGCGGTGAACCACTGCGTCATGTGCCGGCGCCGTCCCCCGGGTACCGCTGTCCGGCCGGGTGCCGTCCGCCCGTTCCCGCGGACGCCCTGGAGGGGCAGGTGGGCCGGGCGGTGCTGGCACGGATGTGGACCCCGGGCACGCTGGCGCGGCTGGCCGAGGCGCAGCGGCTCCTGGACGGGCTCGGTTACCGCAGCCGCATCCGGGTGCCGGTGTCGCTCGAGCACGCCGTGCACCAGTGGGAGCACGAGTACGACCGGGCCCTGCGGCGCGCTCTCGTCCAGGAGGCGCTGGCCTTCGCCCTGCGTCTGGTCGTGGCGCGCCCGGATTCCGGCGAGGACCTATGTTTCGCCTGGCGTCGGCCGTCGGGGGATCCGGCCGCTCGGGCATCTGAGGCAGAATGGTGAGCAGATGCCGTATCCCCATCAGGAACCTGTGACTATGCTGTCCCCCATGGGGACGGCAGAAGAGCGTATCGGGCACCGCATCAAGCGCGTGGAGCAGGAAGTGACCGCCGCCAAGCATGCGGCCCTGCGTCCCTTCAAGATCAATGTGCCGCAGTACAACGTACTGCTGGCCCTGTCGCTGGAGCCGGGTCTGTCCGGTGCGGCGCTGGCCAGGCGCGGCATGGTCACACCGCAGACCATGTCGTCGGTGCTGTCGACCCTGGAAGGGCGCGGCCTGGTGGAGCGGCGGCCGCATCCCATCCACAGCCACATCCTCGAGGCGCGCCTGACGCGCAGCGGGGGCGCGCTGCTGCGGCGGGCCGACGCCGCGGTCGCCCAGGTGGAGTCGCTCCTGGACGACTGCTTCACGCCGGAGGAGGCCCGGATCCTCTTCGCCCAACTGGACCGCTGTTCCGAGAAGTTGTCGGGGTGGAAGCCGGACAGCGCCAAGAAGTGACGCGCGCCGTCACGGCACGCACCCTCTCGACACCCTCGCGCCCCGGGCTCTGCCCGGGGCGTTTCGCTGCACCGGCCGGGCACACGAGAGTGCGCCGGCCGGATCCTGCCGATCCCTGAGGAGTTTTCATGTACACCGTTGCCGTGTCCTTCACCGTTCCGGCCGAGCGGCGGGCGGAGTTCGTCGCCGCCGCGCTGGAGGACGGCCGCCGCTCGCTCGCCGACGAACCGGGCACCCGGGCGTTCGACCTGATCGCGGACGCCGAGGACCCGGACCGCTTCTACCTGTACGAGGCCTACGACGACGAGGCGGCCTTCGAGGCACACTGCGCCGGCGAGCACTTCGCCCGGTTCTTCGCGGCCGTGAGCGACTGGGCCGAGGGTCCGACGTGGCTGGTGCGCGGCACTCGTGTGCCGGACCCCGTGGCCGGCTGACGCACAGGGCATGACGAAGGGGCGGCGGGCCTGGCCCGCCGCCCCTTCTTGCCGCTGTCCGGAACTCACCCGGCGCCGCCCTCTCCTTACCCCTCTCTTTACCCTTCCTCTTGACCATGCGATCCCTTACTGCTGTAAGGGAGCGAAGGGTACGGGAGGAGCAGTCGTGCGGGATGCCGGACGGCGGCCCGCGGTGGGGCCGCCGCGCCGGGGGCATCGCCCAGCAGCCGCAGCTGCAGGGACAGTTCGGCCGCCTGCCGCAGCCCCGCACGCCGATGCGCCGTCCAGGCGCTCATCGTGCGGCCGCCAGTGCGGGCTCGGCCCGGCGGGCATGGGCGGTGGGTCCCCAGTGGGCGAGCACCGCGCCCACGGTCATCCCGCCGCCGAAGCCGGCCATGAGCACCGTGTCGCCGTCAGCGAAGGCGCCCTGCCGGTGCGCGAGGTCGAGCGTCACGGGCACGGAGGCCGAACCGGTGTTGCCGAACCGTTCCAGCGCCAGATGCATGGTCGCCGCCGGCAACCCGATCGCCGGCCACACCTCCCCCAGCATCACGCCGTTGGCCTGGTGCGGCACGAAGTGCGCCACGTCCTCGCGCCGCACCCCGGCACGGGCCAGCAGTTCGTGCAGCGCACCGGGCAGATGCTCCTGCACGAACGACCGGACACCGCGGCCGTCCATCCGGAAGAAGTGCGCGCCCTCCTTCAGGGTGCGCTCGTCGGCCGGCATCCGGCTGCCCCCGGCCGGCACGCTGATCAGCCGGTACTGGTCACCACGGGTGAGCAGCAGGGTGTCGCGGATCCCGGAGTGGTCCGGCACCGCGCCCAGCAGGACGGCTCCGGCGCCGTCGCCGAAGAGGATGGCGGTCTTGCGGTCGGAGTAGTCCAGGATCCGCGAGTAGATGTCGGCGCCGACGACCAGTGCGTAACGGCCGTCACCGGCCGTGCGCAGCAGCCGCTCGGCGACCGCGAGGGCGTACACGAAACCGCTGCACACCGCGTTGATGTCGAACGCGGCGGCGTTGTCCGCGCCGATCAGATGCTGGACGATGCTCGCGGTCGCCGGCTGCGGGTGGTCCGGCGTGGACGTGGCGAGCACGATGTACGCCACGTCCTCGGCATCGACCCCGGCCTGTTCCAGCGCGGCCCGTGCGGCGCGTGCCGCCAGGTCCGAGGTGGCGTCCCGGTCGTCGGCCCGGCGCCGCTCGCGTATGCCGGTCTTGCGCACGATCCACTCGTCCGTCACACCCGCCCCGCGGGCGATCTCCTCATTGGTGACGACCGACGTGGGCAGGTACGAGCCGGTCGCCACGATTCCGATGCGTGTCATCAGATTCCCTCCCCTGTCATGACGGCCCGCCGGGTGCGGCCCGCCGGTGTGCCCGGTCGCCGCCCCGGACGGCCGCCGGCGGCCCTCACCGCGGCGCGCCCGTGAGCAGCCGCGCCCAGCCGTTCCTGCGCGCGTGGACGGCCAGTTCGACGTCGTCGCCGACGACGACCGGGCGGCCGACGGCCTGCAGCATGGGCACGTCGCTGATGTGATCGCCGTACGCGGAGCTGCGCGTCAGATCCACGCCCGCCACGGCGCCCGCGACGCGCACGGCGCGGCCCTTGGCGGCGCCGATCATCGGCACCAACACCTCGCCGGTGAGCTCCCCGCGCCGGATCACCGGGCGGGTGGCCAGCACATGGTCCGCGCCGACGTCCTCGGCGACCGGTTCGAGACAGGCGAAGAAGGACCCGGAGACCAGCACGAGCAGCTGTCCCTCCTTGTGCAGTCGCCTGAGTTCCTCCTCCACCTGCGGCACGAACAGCCCGTCGGGGTCGTCCCGCCATTCGGCGAGGTACCAGCGCCGTCCCGACTCGGCGAGCCGGCGGGCGCTCTCCCCTCGGTAGAAGCCGTAGTAGCGGCGGTTGACCTCGCTGCGCGGCGCCCCCCGCAGGGCCGCGGCCTGCAGCTCGCCCGCCAGCCTCCGGTACGTGCTCTCCGGCTCGCCGCGCGAGCGCAGATGGAATTCGAGGAAGCGGAACATGCTCTTGACGCGGATGAGCGTCTCGTCCACGTCGCAGAACACGGCCGTCCTGGCCGTCCCGGTCGTGGCCACGCTCTCTCCGCCCGTACCCGTGCGGCCGGTCACGACGGCATCCGGCTGAGCGTGAAGGAGAAGACGCACAGCGGCTCGCCCTTCTGGGTGGCCTCGACCCGCACGGTGTGCGCGGGGCCCGCCGTGGCCGGTTCCCGTTCGGCCGGCAGTGCGCCGGCCAGGGTGTAGAGGGTCACCGAGCCGGCGGTCGGCACCGGCTCGGCGAGGTCGTCGACCCAGGCCGTGAGCACGGTTTCGTCCTCCAGCTCGCCGAAGCGGGTGAACCGCACGTCCAGATCGGTGACGAACGTCTTCGCCGTGGCGATGCCCTGGACGTCCTGGGCGGCGAGCATGGCCAGCTGGCGGGCACCCTCGGCGATGACCATGCCGGGCAGATGGTCCTGCGGGTGGTCGAACAGACTGGCGTGGTGTGCGGGGATGCGCAGCAGCGCCTGGGCCACGCTGTCGGTGACCGCCGCGTCCACGAGGACGACGTTGTCCGGATTGGCGCGGCCGACCAGGTGCGGCGGCACCGGTGTCCCGGGTGTACCGACGGGGTACGTCGCGGAGGACGGCAGTGCCAGTCCGTCACGGTTGTTGAGCCGCAGGGTGATGTATCCGGTGGGGGTCTTGAAACGCAGCCCGACGGCGGCCTCGCCCACGGCACGGCCGTCGGCGGTGGTCAGCGCGAGCACGTAGTCGAGCCCGGTGACCCGTCCTTCGCGTTCCTTGCGGCTGGTGATCCGCACCTCCATCGCCAGAGAGAGCGGGGAGGCCCCCACGACGAGCGTGGCCGGGTGGTCCAGCCGCAGGCCCAGGTGCGTGAGGATGAACTTGTTGTCGGCGGGCACCCCGAAGAACCGGTGGGCGCCGGCGAGCGCGGCCTGGCGGCATGTCTCCAGGATGAGCAGCGGGTCGTAGCCGGCGGGGCGCAGCAGGTGGTCGCCGTAGTAGGCGTGGGAACGCGGCAGCTGGGCGCCTGCCGCGTAGCGCTCGTCGTCGACGGGCCGCAGGTCGGTCAGGAACACCTCGCCCAGGGCGTCCCGGTGGACCAGCGAGCGGTCCACGGTGCGGGTGTAGTCCAGGGGCGGTATGCCCTGCGTCGCTATGTCGGGAGCAGTCGTCATGGATTCCTGTCTTTCTGTCGCGGATGGTGCTTCCTGCTCTGTGTCGTGCTGGTCGGTGCGGACTTCGGGGCGGCACCACACAGGCGGAGGGACGACTGCACGAGTCGTCCCTCCGCGGTGGTGCCGGGTGCGCGGTACTCGCCGGATGGGACCGCTGCGCGTGTCAGGCCGGGTACACGTCGCCCGGCAGCTTGCGGTCCGCGGCGATGGTGCCGATGTGCCAGTACGGGTACGGCGCGGTGGTCTCGCTGACCTTGTCCAGGCGGGCGAGCTCGTCCGCGGTGAGTTCCCACTCCATCGCGCGGAGGTTGTCCTCGAGCTGGTGCGGCTTGGTGGCGCCGACGACCGCGGAGGTGATGCCCGGCTTGGCGAGCACCCAGTTCAGGGCGACCTGGGCGACGCTCGCACCGCGATCCTCGGCTATCCGGGCCATCTCGTCGAC
Above is a genomic segment from Streptomyces fodineus containing:
- a CDS encoding 3-oxoacyl-ACP synthase III family protein; translated protein: MTRIGIVATGSYLPTSVVTNEEIARGAGVTDEWIVRKTGIRERRRADDRDATSDLAARAARAALEQAGVDAEDVAYIVLATSTPDHPQPATASIVQHLIGADNAAAFDINAVCSGFVYALAVAERLLRTAGDGRYALVVGADIYSRILDYSDRKTAILFGDGAGAVLLGAVPDHSGIRDTLLLTRGDQYRLISVPAGGSRMPADERTLKEGAHFFRMDGRGVRSFVQEHLPGALHELLARAGVRREDVAHFVPHQANGVMLGEVWPAIGLPAATMHLALERFGNTGSASVPVTLDLAHRQGAFADGDTVLMAGFGGGMTVGAVLAHWGPTAHARRAEPALAAAR
- a CDS encoding aldo/keto reductase, which gives rise to MRYTTLGRTGITVSRIALGTMMLGAWGNKDHDDAVRLVHTALDAGVNFVDTADMYSAGESEQIVGRALKGRRDDVVLATKVHFPMGDDPNRRGNSRRWIRRAVEDSLRRLDTDRIDLYQIHRPDPTTDLDETLSVLSDLVREGKVLAIGSSDFPAEQLVESRWIAERRGHVPFHTEQPPYSVFMRGIERGVLPTAERHGVGVLTWSPLASGWLAGRYRKQAPLVLNDFRRDLIAHKFDQTLPGNVRKYEVVEELVKLAEEAGLPLTHLALGFVLAHRAVDSAIIGPRTVEQLTDLLAAADVTLDDAVLDRIDELVPPGTDLNPADADYTPPHLADPALRRRIQG
- a CDS encoding cold-shock protein, whose amino-acid sequence is MPLGTIALYNDADGVGIITAEDGERRPFSGMETQTTREGQRVLFDVVGEKATNVIAVR
- a CDS encoding HAD family hydrolase, whose protein sequence is MATTGTARTAVFCDVDETLIRVKSMFRFLEFHLRSRGEPESTYRRLAGELQAAALRGAPRSEVNRRYYGFYRGESARRLAESGRRWYLAEWRDDPDGLFVPQVEEELRRLHKEGQLLVLVSGSFFACLEPVAEDVGADHVLATRPVIRRGELTGEVLVPMIGAAKGRAVRVAGAVAGVDLTRSSAYGDHISDVPMLQAVGRPVVVGDDVELAVHARRNGWARLLTGAPR
- a CDS encoding gluconolaconase; the encoded protein is MSSTSVKNPVGRAYLGDVFMRHPLTTRNQEELDIAAKADAILNRRPNALKRVPEGGGDPISPIGFSLNQVRYGGFPQEEQTAYQRRWRAYMNLGVPLIEEQSDIEQPPPDMFSKQTYVNGTDPVEVTATDTVEFSVSNTISWSLQGQVQLTFGAKSSVSLQQQLQKSVAVNQSQKTTLKNSKDNQGVDNESQAQTTSTTTATGSATGTGELSAQLMLGVTASVSGSLTTSWKHTSAISVKVSSRVDVLATTRRQIRRFDYEFPVTFGGWVALYYPRPVAVRWNPPQAKDPQYSQVLAWPLGEFADSADNFDMADEGKRFMQKGTAEVVAVRVGEHRVFQPEEIDYTNQKKPL
- a CDS encoding MarR family winged helix-turn-helix transcriptional regulator, encoding MGTAEERIGHRIKRVEQEVTAAKHAALRPFKINVPQYNVLLALSLEPGLSGAALARRGMVTPQTMSSVLSTLEGRGLVERRPHPIHSHILEARLTRSGGALLRRADAAVAQVESLLDDCFTPEEARILFAQLDRCSEKLSGWKPDSAKK
- a CDS encoding helix-turn-helix domain-containing protein, which encodes MGSDLGNFLRTRRAALSPGDMGLAAGPVRRRVRGLRREELALLAGISVDYYVRLEQGRTRNVSDAVIDSVADALRLDPDERSYLRHLVRPPRRNSGRAAAQRVRPGLWRLMEQLRDAPAVVLGRRLDVLAWNGAAAAVLDDFAARPAEERNFARLVFAPDDDGGGRPRFDDATAEEVVSALRVSAARHPDDPGLTALIDELDRDSGRFHRLWSSGTVRRRPHGPRTVHHPVRGTLTMRLETLTLPDDPDQTLLTYMNEPATEGA
- a CDS encoding putative quinol monooxygenase produces the protein MYTVAVSFTVPAERRAEFVAAALEDGRRSLADEPGTRAFDLIADAEDPDRFYLYEAYDDEAAFEAHCAGEHFARFFAAVSDWAEGPTWLVRGTRVPDPVAG
- a CDS encoding ScbA/BarX family gamma-butyrolactone biosynthesis protein, which encodes MTTAPDIATQGIPPLDYTRTVDRSLVHRDALGEVFLTDLRPVDDERYAAGAQLPRSHAYYGDHLLRPAGYDPLLILETCRQAALAGAHRFFGVPADNKFILTHLGLRLDHPATLVVGASPLSLAMEVRITSRKEREGRVTGLDYVLALTTADGRAVGEAAVGLRFKTPTGYITLRLNNRDGLALPSSATYPVGTPGTPVPPHLVGRANPDNVVLVDAAVTDSVAQALLRIPAHHASLFDHPQDHLPGMVIAEGARQLAMLAAQDVQGIATAKTFVTDLDVRFTRFGELEDETVLTAWVDDLAEPVPTAGSVTLYTLAGALPAEREPATAGPAHTVRVEATQKGEPLCVFSFTLSRMPS